From Echinicola jeungdonensis, the proteins below share one genomic window:
- a CDS encoding nucleoside deaminase gives MELYSPAYFMNEAMKQAQIAYEEDEIPVGAVIVCRNRVIARAYNQTEKLTDVTAHAEMLAITSASMALGAKYLTECELYVTLEPCVMCAGASYWSQLGGVHYAASDPKRGFGKVGRELLHPKTKLSHGLMAVEAKQLLDSFFKKLRN, from the coding sequence ATGGAATTATATTCTCCTGCCTATTTTATGAATGAGGCCATGAAGCAAGCCCAAATTGCTTATGAAGAGGATGAAATCCCAGTTGGTGCCGTCATAGTTTGTAGAAACAGGGTCATAGCCCGGGCCTATAATCAAACAGAAAAGCTGACCGATGTTACAGCCCATGCAGAGATGCTGGCTATCACTTCGGCCTCCATGGCACTGGGGGCAAAGTATTTAACTGAGTGTGAATTATATGTGACATTGGAACCATGCGTGATGTGTGCAGGGGCCAGTTATTGGTCACAGTTGGGAGGAGTTCACTATGCAGCTTCAGATCCTAAAAGAGGATTCGGAAAAGTTGGCCGAGAATTATTGCACCCTAAGACCAAACTTAGCCATGGTCTAATGGCGGTGGAAGCCAAGCAATTACTGGACAGTTTTTTCAAAAAGTTAAGAAATTGA
- a CDS encoding superoxide dismutase, with amino-acid sequence MAFELPKLPYDFNALEPHIDARTMEIHHGKHHNAYVTKLNDAIAGTDLEGKSLDELMKVAGSNTAVRNNGGGHFNHSLFWKVLSPNGGGKPSGDLASAIDAKFGSFEAFQEEFNKAAATRFGSGWAWLSVDANKELFISSTPNQDNPTMDIADQKGEPILGLDVWEHAYYLHYQNRRPDYISAFWNVVNWDEVSKNFAAAK; translated from the coding sequence ATGGCTTTTGAACTACCAAAACTACCTTATGATTTTAATGCATTGGAGCCACATATCGATGCAAGAACTATGGAAATCCACCACGGAAAGCACCACAATGCTTACGTTACCAAACTAAATGATGCAATTGCAGGTACCGACCTGGAAGGAAAAAGTTTAGATGAACTTATGAAGGTGGCTGGTTCAAACACTGCTGTCAGAAATAATGGAGGTGGGCACTTCAACCACAGCCTTTTCTGGAAGGTTCTTTCTCCAAATGGTGGTGGAAAGCCTTCAGGTGATTTGGCTTCAGCCATTGATGCGAAATTTGGTTCTTTCGAAGCATTCCAGGAAGAATTCAATAAAGCAGCTGCTACCCGTTTCGGTTCTGGTTGGGCTTGGTTAAGCGTGGATGCCAACAAAGAACTGTTTATCTCTTCTACCCCAAATCAGGACAATCCTACAATGGATATTGCGGATCAAAAAGGTGAACCAATCTTGGGCCTTGATGTATGGGAACACGCTTACTACTTGCATTACCAAAATAGAAGACCTGACTACATCAGTGCTTTCTGGAATGTGGTAAACTGGGATGAGGTAAGCAAAAACTTTGCTGCTGCAAAATAA
- a CDS encoding outer membrane beta-barrel family protein — protein sequence MKIPVQIFLMVLSFLLLSGHGLAQQNSQISGEVQDNMGKALPFVNIALLDHANGELIIGAVSDDSGRFNLILSNSGLFRLKISSIGFQTFHSEPLQIATGQKKDLGIIQLSEETTSLEEVEVNGNRPQVIIEADRTIVQIDGTVMAKGSNALEVVGRSPGVYVDGDGNIKLNGRSGVIVLIDERQTYMSAQELANYLRAMPADNIQSIEVINNPPAKYDAEGAAGVLNIILKKNNLDGINGSIQTGNQFNGRHAPFASANFNLKKGKWTTNSNLNYSNWARNIDLEILRRFQLENGLSVFDQDALLKLGGRSFYFSGGADYQMSKMHSLGISLQASDYNGKADGNSLTHISNPDNSDINQLRAINDSNSDNQRFFSNLHYTGKLDTIGSKLSVDLDYTFVDGASLSLLTNDYWVNEDIAGGTMDQILTDNDMNYNIFTAKSDFTKAFDKEHTFESGLKGSWVKSDNRLNISRSVEEGPFEQEPNSNHFIYEERVLAAYASYKSPLSEKIKVQGGLRMEYSYIQGNSLTLEQVNTQEYINLFPTFYLQHKLSDKYQIIYNINRRITRPNYRLLNPFVFYVDPLTTEQGNPDLKPQFATNLEMSHVWKEKYRLTLSYSRTSNFFGQVLTQEEESRKSFIQVQNFDKEEDINVRLMAPLEIADWWTVDNMLHFYHKNYQSQLGDELLDVGQFSWMARVQQNIRLPKGFKVELVGMYLSPFLEGQLDAEGMGWVDAGITKTFKNEKFTLTLNGNDILRTRRFRGKVTFDKINTDIRQYNSQQSVRLTFRWKFSKGEQFKVSNRSGSTEERNRLD from the coding sequence ATGAAAATCCCAGTACAAATATTCCTTATGGTCCTTTCATTTTTATTATTATCGGGCCATGGGCTTGCCCAGCAGAATAGTCAGATTTCCGGAGAGGTACAGGATAATATGGGTAAGGCCCTCCCTTTTGTCAATATTGCACTTTTGGACCATGCTAATGGGGAGTTGATTATCGGTGCGGTTTCTGATGATTCGGGCCGGTTTAATTTAATCCTATCCAACTCCGGTCTTTTTAGGCTGAAAATTTCATCTATTGGTTTTCAAACTTTTCATTCAGAACCCCTTCAGATTGCCACGGGACAAAAAAAAGACCTTGGAATTATTCAACTCAGCGAAGAAACTACCTCCCTTGAGGAAGTAGAGGTCAATGGCAACCGGCCGCAGGTGATTATTGAGGCAGATAGAACCATTGTCCAAATTGATGGGACCGTTATGGCAAAAGGAAGTAATGCCTTGGAAGTTGTGGGCCGGTCACCAGGAGTTTATGTGGATGGAGATGGAAATATTAAACTTAATGGACGCTCAGGGGTAATTGTTTTGATAGATGAAAGGCAAACTTATATGAGTGCACAGGAGCTGGCCAATTACCTCAGAGCCATGCCTGCAGACAATATACAAAGTATAGAAGTGATCAATAATCCTCCGGCCAAATATGATGCTGAGGGAGCTGCTGGGGTATTGAACATAATTTTAAAGAAAAATAACCTGGATGGCATCAATGGTAGTATCCAAACAGGGAATCAATTTAATGGCAGGCACGCCCCATTTGCCAGTGCTAATTTTAATCTCAAAAAAGGGAAATGGACCACAAATTCCAACCTGAATTATAGCAATTGGGCGAGAAATATTGATTTGGAAATCCTAAGAAGGTTCCAGCTCGAAAATGGTCTTTCAGTGTTTGACCAGGATGCTTTGCTTAAACTAGGTGGAAGGAGTTTTTACTTTTCCGGGGGTGCAGATTATCAAATGAGTAAAATGCATTCTTTGGGAATCAGCCTTCAGGCTTCGGATTATAATGGAAAGGCAGATGGAAATAGCCTTACCCATATTTCAAACCCTGATAATTCTGATATCAATCAGCTTAGGGCCATAAATGATTCTAATTCTGACAATCAAAGGTTTTTTTCCAACCTCCATTATACCGGGAAACTGGATACCATAGGGTCCAAGCTTTCTGTTGACCTCGATTATACATTTGTCGATGGAGCGAGTCTTAGCCTGCTTACCAATGATTATTGGGTCAATGAGGATATAGCGGGGGGTACCATGGATCAAATTTTGACCGATAATGACATGAATTATAACATTTTTACGGCCAAATCAGATTTTACAAAAGCCTTCGATAAGGAACATACTTTTGAGTCCGGGCTGAAAGGTAGTTGGGTGAAATCGGATAATAGATTGAATATCAGTAGAAGTGTTGAGGAAGGGCCCTTTGAGCAGGAACCTAATAGTAATCATTTTATATATGAAGAGAGGGTCTTGGCTGCCTATGCTTCTTATAAATCTCCTCTCAGCGAAAAAATCAAGGTGCAAGGGGGATTGAGAATGGAATATTCCTATATCCAAGGAAATTCCTTGACGCTGGAACAGGTCAATACCCAGGAATACATTAACCTGTTCCCAACATTTTATTTACAGCATAAACTATCTGACAAATACCAAATCATTTATAATATAAACAGAAGGATTACCCGGCCCAATTACCGCTTACTAAACCCATTTGTTTTCTATGTTGATCCACTTACCACTGAGCAAGGGAACCCAGATCTCAAACCCCAATTTGCCACAAACCTTGAAATGAGCCATGTTTGGAAGGAAAAGTACCGGTTAACCCTGTCCTATTCCAGAACCTCCAATTTTTTTGGCCAGGTGCTTACCCAGGAAGAAGAAAGCAGAAAATCATTTATACAAGTTCAGAATTTTGACAAAGAAGAAGATATAAATGTTAGGCTAATGGCCCCATTGGAAATCGCAGATTGGTGGACAGTGGACAATATGCTTCATTTTTACCATAAAAATTATCAATCCCAATTGGGGGATGAACTTTTGGATGTGGGGCAATTTTCATGGATGGCAAGGGTCCAGCAAAACATCCGGCTCCCAAAAGGCTTTAAGGTGGAATTGGTTGGGATGTATTTGAGCCCATTTTTAGAAGGTCAACTGGATGCTGAAGGCATGGGATGGGTAGATGCTGGAATTACCAAAACCTTTAAAAATGAAAAATTCACCTTAACCCTTAATGGTAATGATATTTTGAGAACCAGGAGATTCAGGGGCAAGGTCACTTTTGATAAAATCAATACAGACATCAGGCAATATAATAGCCAACAATCTGTCCGGCTGACTTTCAGGTGGAAATTCTCCAAGGGGGAACAGTTCAAAGTCTCCAACCGGAGTGGCAGCACAGAGGAGCGAAACCGATTGGACTAG
- a CDS encoding MaoC family dehydratase, with protein sequence MSQLIINSFEEFEEHIGESLGVSDYHKITQEQINKFADATLDHQWIHTDPEKAKSEGAFGNTIAHGYLTLSLVPFLWEQIVKVNNLKMLVNYGIESLRFAQPVLVDSEVRLHAKLASITNLRGTIKTEMDIKLEIKDQKKPAFTGKLVFLYHFK encoded by the coding sequence ATGAGTCAATTAATTATCAACAGCTTCGAGGAATTCGAGGAACATATCGGAGAGTCATTAGGAGTATCTGACTATCACAAAATTACCCAGGAACAAATCAACAAATTTGCTGATGCGACCTTAGACCATCAATGGATCCATACTGATCCGGAAAAGGCAAAATCAGAAGGAGCTTTTGGCAATACCATTGCCCATGGATATTTGACCCTTTCCCTTGTTCCATTCCTATGGGAACAGATTGTCAAAGTGAATAATTTAAAAATGTTGGTCAATTATGGTATTGAATCCCTTCGGTTTGCCCAACCCGTTCTGGTAGATAGTGAGGTAAGGTTACATGCCAAACTGGCTAGTATCACCAATCTCAGGGGGACCATAAAAACTGAAATGGATATTAAATTGGAAATTAAAGACCAGAAAAAGCCGGCTTTTACTGGTAAATTGGTGTTTTTATATCATTTCAAATAA
- a CDS encoding DUF3857 domain-containing transglutaminase family protein, with product MFKTVLKWKLIICASLLMQFQFPAYSQTKIERSFIYSQAELSQVVELTSNFEVILTVKKKIRVFNQDGLDHAYIGIFHDEFTSIEKFRGEITDPKTGKRIDRLKKKDLTDVSRISNMSIYEDSRISYYELKTGRFPIEVEWEYTTKTDGNVGLPIWRPAPNDHQRVSSSYFKIIYPNHLGLRYKAENIGESPKITHKVGITQLEWELKDHFVLEEPDEEDEIMIKFAPNHFSMEGYSSNMETWKGFGQWIQKLNKGKSVLPEKAKTKVAELIAGREKEVEKIRVLYQYLQDNYRYVSIQLGIGGLMPMSATEVFAMKYGDCKGLSMFMKALLQEAGIPSNYTLVKAGEDAGEVEADFSSNQFNHVILQVPLEKDTVWLECTSKTLPAGFLGDFTMGRNVLVINEEGGALQSTPKYNSTEFNQITINSQFSLLENGNAKVLQTKTMTGLAAQPYVNRYFWQDREDFEKFIYHDLGYSGAHIEKYDLKIDKMKNVPIAEFEHETFLQQFYQSTRKRIIITPKFHKVNSRDIRNHFLHWEEKLNILNLEGMEIESAAPDLSLSEELFEYERVLLFEASELKIGRTVNLHFSEETEEEDIDQVLKKIEKLDSQPIFLKK from the coding sequence ATGTTTAAAACTGTTTTAAAGTGGAAATTAATTATTTGTGCCTCCCTATTAATGCAATTCCAATTTCCAGCCTATTCACAAACAAAAATAGAAAGATCATTCATTTACTCCCAGGCAGAGCTGAGTCAGGTTGTGGAGTTGACTTCTAATTTTGAAGTCATTTTGACCGTAAAGAAGAAAATCAGGGTGTTTAATCAGGATGGATTGGATCATGCATATATTGGGATTTTCCATGATGAATTTACCTCAATTGAAAAATTTAGAGGAGAAATCACTGACCCTAAAACAGGGAAAAGAATTGATAGACTAAAAAAGAAGGACCTGACCGATGTTTCTAGGATTTCAAATATGTCAATTTATGAGGATAGCAGAATTAGCTATTATGAGCTTAAGACGGGTAGATTTCCTATAGAGGTAGAATGGGAATATACCACCAAAACTGATGGTAACGTGGGATTACCTATCTGGCGGCCAGCACCTAATGACCATCAAAGAGTTAGCTCTTCCTATTTTAAAATAATTTACCCCAATCATCTTGGGTTGAGATACAAAGCAGAAAATATTGGGGAATCTCCCAAAATCACCCATAAGGTGGGAATTACCCAGTTGGAATGGGAGTTAAAAGACCATTTTGTTTTGGAGGAACCTGATGAAGAAGATGAAATAATGATAAAGTTTGCTCCAAATCATTTTTCAATGGAAGGATATTCTTCAAATATGGAAACTTGGAAAGGGTTTGGGCAATGGATCCAAAAACTCAATAAAGGTAAATCAGTGCTGCCCGAAAAAGCGAAAACAAAGGTAGCTGAATTGATTGCAGGAAGGGAAAAAGAGGTTGAAAAGATAAGAGTCCTTTATCAATACCTTCAGGATAATTACCGTTATGTCAGTATCCAGTTGGGAATAGGTGGGTTGATGCCCATGAGTGCTACCGAAGTCTTTGCAATGAAGTATGGGGATTGTAAAGGACTTTCTATGTTTATGAAGGCCTTATTGCAAGAAGCGGGGATACCCTCAAATTATACCCTGGTAAAAGCGGGTGAAGATGCCGGGGAGGTGGAAGCTGATTTTTCCAGCAATCAATTTAACCATGTGATTCTTCAGGTGCCTTTAGAAAAAGATACTGTTTGGTTGGAATGTACATCCAAGACCTTACCAGCTGGATTTTTGGGGGATTTTACCATGGGTAGGAATGTGTTGGTAATCAATGAGGAGGGAGGGGCTTTACAAAGCACACCGAAGTATAATTCTACTGAATTTAACCAAATTACAATCAACTCCCAGTTTTCCCTTCTGGAAAATGGAAACGCTAAAGTCTTGCAAACCAAAACCATGACTGGCCTAGCAGCTCAGCCCTATGTCAATAGGTATTTTTGGCAGGACCGGGAAGACTTTGAAAAATTCATATACCATGACCTGGGTTATTCGGGAGCCCATATAGAAAAATATGACCTTAAAATCGATAAAATGAAAAATGTTCCAATAGCGGAATTTGAGCATGAAACATTTTTACAGCAATTTTATCAAAGCACCCGAAAGAGAATTATTATTACCCCTAAATTCCATAAAGTTAATTCCCGGGATATTAGGAATCATTTTTTGCATTGGGAAGAAAAGCTGAACATCCTAAATCTGGAAGGGATGGAAATTGAAAGTGCAGCTCCTGACTTGAGCTTGTCAGAAGAGCTCTTTGAATATGAAAGGGTACTGCTTTTTGAAGCGTCCGAATTGAAAATTGGTCGGACGGTTAACCTCCATTTTTCAGAAGAGACAGAGGAAGAAGACATTGACCAGGTCCTCAAAAAAATCGAAAAACTTGATTCTCAACCTATATTTTTAAAGAAATGA
- a CDS encoding DUF3857 domain-containing protein produces the protein MSNFSSKKMAISLLALVFLFNNYSLAQDLKLGKYSREEINMTSCPFEPDASAVILGEVGESFYSHGKWVTEHIHRIKILEKSGKDHADVTLRYYVGDDNLESITGIKAQVMNFENGKEIITKVGKKEMFESDEDNGYKEIRFTFPNVKVGSILEYKYDHNYYSITFLDGWVFQNEIPTLFSKFVYQVPKDLSYRMLGQGMHFIEANKLEQKGRNSYVWSLKNLKSISPEPYMSNFVDYLDKIEFQLTGYKDPSTGFLQTVLNDWQKLSNEIFDIYEFKSYYRNNSAFKDLKEIPLEGESEFEIAQSSYNFIQENFTLNDEGGFIPSKTLKELMESRTGKETDLNMLFLAMLHANGIEAYPVLISSKGNGRSQLVTYPFVRQFNRLIISSILDGERVFADLSKKEIPLGYLRLDYHVDGGFLIRERESCLIPIGVMHKSGIKQLVEVSLENDSLSFAHDIRYIDYDAVKFEKRRENLEEDQTKILLELEEDLKLEELNIREIEGSKRQVEATFKVLKSTNKMSDMLIIEPLSFARFEENKFKADERVFPVDFDYVFSDAYIVNFTIPENYQLDDYPEEMYIKMPGGQATFKYAPQVINGNLKIYVMMDINSKKVKAQDYQSLKSFMEMMVNKIKEPVVLKKTS, from the coding sequence ATGAGCAACTTTAGTAGTAAAAAAATGGCCATTTCCCTTTTGGCTTTGGTCTTTTTATTTAACAATTATTCTTTGGCCCAGGACCTTAAATTGGGCAAATACAGTAGGGAAGAAATTAATATGACTTCCTGTCCATTTGAACCGGATGCCTCGGCAGTGATATTGGGAGAAGTAGGGGAGAGTTTTTACTCCCATGGCAAATGGGTGACGGAGCATATCCATAGGATAAAAATATTAGAAAAAAGTGGTAAGGATCATGCGGATGTTACCTTAAGGTATTATGTAGGGGATGATAATTTGGAAAGTATCACAGGGATCAAAGCCCAGGTAATGAACTTTGAGAATGGTAAAGAAATCATTACCAAGGTAGGAAAAAAGGAAATGTTCGAATCTGATGAAGATAATGGCTATAAGGAAATCCGTTTTACATTTCCCAATGTAAAGGTGGGTTCAATATTGGAATATAAATATGACCATAATTATTATTCCATCACTTTTCTTGATGGTTGGGTTTTTCAAAATGAAATCCCCACCCTTTTTTCAAAATTTGTGTACCAGGTTCCAAAAGATTTATCCTATAGAATGCTGGGGCAGGGAATGCATTTTATTGAGGCCAATAAGTTAGAACAAAAAGGCAGAAACTCTTACGTTTGGAGTTTAAAAAACCTAAAATCCATAAGTCCAGAACCTTATATGTCGAATTTTGTAGACTATCTGGACAAGATTGAGTTCCAGTTGACCGGATATAAAGACCCTTCAACAGGTTTTCTCCAAACGGTATTAAATGATTGGCAAAAGTTATCAAATGAAATTTTTGATATTTATGAGTTTAAAAGTTATTACCGCAATAACAGTGCTTTCAAAGACCTAAAAGAAATTCCTCTTGAGGGAGAAAGTGAATTTGAAATCGCCCAAAGTTCCTACAATTTTATCCAAGAAAATTTCACCCTCAATGATGAAGGGGGATTTATCCCTTCCAAAACTTTGAAAGAATTAATGGAAAGCAGGACTGGTAAAGAAACAGATTTGAATATGCTGTTTTTGGCCATGCTTCATGCCAATGGGATTGAAGCTTATCCCGTATTGATAAGCAGCAAGGGGAATGGCCGTTCCCAATTGGTAACCTATCCATTTGTCAGGCAATTCAACCGGCTAATAATAAGTTCGATTTTGGATGGGGAGAGGGTTTTTGCGGACCTGTCAAAAAAAGAAATCCCCCTGGGCTATCTTCGGTTAGATTACCATGTGGATGGTGGTTTTTTGATAAGGGAAAGGGAAAGCTGTTTGATTCCTATTGGGGTGATGCATAAATCTGGAATTAAACAATTGGTAGAGGTTTCTCTTGAAAATGATTCCCTTTCTTTTGCTCATGATATCCGGTACATCGATTATGATGCAGTAAAATTCGAAAAAAGGAGAGAAAACCTGGAGGAAGATCAAACTAAAATATTACTTGAATTAGAGGAAGACCTGAAACTGGAAGAGTTAAATATCCGGGAAATTGAAGGTAGTAAAAGACAGGTTGAAGCTACTTTTAAAGTTTTAAAATCAACCAACAAAATGTCGGATATGTTAATAATTGAACCATTATCCTTTGCGCGGTTTGAGGAAAATAAGTTTAAGGCAGATGAAAGAGTTTTTCCAGTGGATTTTGATTATGTTTTTTCGGATGCATATATAGTCAATTTTACGATTCCGGAAAATTACCAATTGGATGATTATCCGGAGGAAATGTATATCAAAATGCCTGGAGGTCAGGCCACCTTTAAATACGCCCCTCAGGTGATCAACGGAAACCTAAAGATATATGTCATGATGGATATCAATTCAAAAAAAGTTAAGGCACAGGATTATCAAAGTTTAAAATCCTTTATGGAAATGATGGTGAACAAAATCAAGGAGCCGGTGGTGTTAAAAAAAACATCATAA
- a CDS encoding cation:proton antiporter domain-containing protein, translating to MNILLAIGFLLIIGYASGWLLERWGLPKIIGYMATGIIFSPHTINFLDPEITSTSQPILKVCLSFIAFEVGGALKWEKVQKHEKEIISITLLASVFPYFLIAGCISGISLLFPGFIPYSPINILCLSLILGALASPTDPTATFAVMHQFRARGKVSDTIVGVAALDDALGILIFSFTLGLISIFIGPDNASWDSPLIFSLYQIGAGILLGIVLGYGFQLISRFFKSTSEGQWVVIVLSLLIFCAGLAQYLKVDEVLASMSMGIFVVNKCNQQKLIFKILERYTEEIIFLFFFLLSGLYLNIATIPKAFFFILLFIILRTLGKYLGSHTGARFAKAAPVIQKNTAGGLIPQGGIVIGLVLSVYQDPLYKEISDILLTTIMGTSIINELIGPVAAKYSLKKSGELRKTK from the coding sequence ATGAATATCCTTTTGGCCATCGGATTTTTGCTCATTATTGGGTATGCCTCTGGCTGGTTACTCGAAAGGTGGGGTCTGCCAAAAATAATAGGGTACATGGCCACAGGAATAATTTTCAGCCCTCACACTATAAATTTTTTGGATCCAGAAATCACCTCCACTTCCCAACCCATCTTAAAAGTTTGTCTTTCTTTTATTGCATTTGAAGTAGGTGGTGCATTAAAATGGGAAAAGGTCCAAAAACATGAAAAAGAGATTATCAGTATTACTTTGTTAGCCAGTGTTTTCCCGTATTTTTTAATAGCTGGTTGTATATCAGGCATTTCCTTGTTATTCCCCGGATTTATACCCTATTCCCCAATCAACATCCTATGCCTTTCCCTTATTTTGGGAGCACTAGCAAGCCCTACTGACCCAACAGCTACTTTTGCCGTAATGCATCAATTTAGGGCGAGGGGCAAAGTTTCTGACACAATTGTGGGAGTTGCTGCCTTGGACGATGCATTAGGAATTTTGATTTTCAGTTTTACCCTCGGATTGATTTCCATTTTTATTGGACCAGATAATGCTTCATGGGATAGTCCACTTATTTTTTCACTTTATCAAATCGGGGCAGGGATTTTATTGGGAATTGTTTTGGGCTATGGTTTTCAATTAATTTCCCGGTTTTTTAAGTCAACCTCGGAAGGCCAATGGGTAGTGATCGTCCTCTCACTCCTTATCTTTTGTGCAGGCCTGGCCCAATATTTAAAAGTTGATGAAGTTCTTGCCTCTATGAGTATGGGAATTTTTGTAGTTAATAAGTGTAACCAACAAAAGTTGATTTTTAAAATCCTTGAAAGGTACACTGAGGAAATAATTTTTTTATTCTTTTTCCTGTTAAGTGGCTTATACCTGAACATTGCCACCATACCCAAAGCTTTTTTCTTTATCCTATTATTTATTATCCTCCGCACTCTCGGAAAATACCTAGGTTCTCATACAGGCGCCCGCTTTGCAAAAGCAGCTCCCGTAATTCAAAAAAACACTGCAGGAGGCCTTATTCCCCAGGGCGGGATAGTCATAGGCCTCGTACTCAGTGTCTATCAGGATCCCCTATACAAAGAAATTTCAGACATTTTGCTGACCACCATCATGGGTACTTCCATCATTAATGAACTTATTGGCCCGGTAGCAGCCAAATATTCCTTGAAGAAATCTGGGGAGTTAAGAAAGACCAAGTAA
- a CDS encoding mechanosensitive ion channel family protein, with product METVTNITGNFYSIITNKLNSWLETMIEMLPNFIVAVLITISFVIVAKIVRRGVKKLLTKFTDSPSLTTLISMTLYFVIVAIGIFVALSVLNLDKAVTSLLAGAGIIGLALGFAFQDIASNFMSGVMMAVRKPIRSGDLIETNDIFGTVLHVSLRSTELEDPQGQLYIIPNKMIFENPIKNYTKSGKRRVDLSGGISYGDNLRKVKEITTNAVETLEIIDKDKGIEFFFTEFGSSSINYVVRFWLKYSTTQSSYLDASSQSIIAIKEAYDQNDITIPFPIRTLDFGIKGGQTFKDMMPVEIQSNVRGNGANE from the coding sequence ATGGAAACAGTAACTAATATTACGGGTAATTTTTATAGCATAATCACTAATAAGCTAAATAGTTGGCTTGAAACCATGATTGAAATGCTCCCCAATTTTATTGTGGCCGTTTTGATCACGATTTCCTTTGTTATTGTTGCCAAAATAGTCCGTAGAGGAGTTAAAAAACTCCTTACCAAGTTTACGGACAGCCCAAGCCTCACCACCTTGATTTCCATGACACTTTATTTCGTCATAGTTGCAATAGGCATTTTTGTGGCCCTTAGTGTCCTGAACCTGGACAAAGCCGTCACTTCCCTCCTTGCCGGTGCCGGTATTATTGGTTTGGCTTTAGGTTTCGCTTTTCAGGACATTGCTTCCAATTTTATGTCGGGAGTCATGATGGCAGTCAGGAAACCCATCCGCTCTGGGGACTTGATAGAAACCAATGACATATTCGGAACGGTCCTTCATGTAAGTCTCAGATCTACCGAATTGGAGGATCCACAAGGCCAATTGTATATAATTCCGAACAAAATGATTTTTGAAAACCCCATTAAAAATTACACCAAATCCGGAAAAAGAAGAGTTGACCTGTCAGGTGGTATTTCATATGGGGACAACCTGAGAAAGGTAAAAGAAATCACCACCAATGCGGTGGAAACGCTGGAGATTATTGATAAGGACAAAGGAATTGAATTCTTCTTTACGGAATTTGGCAGTAGCTCGATTAATTATGTTGTTAGGTTTTGGCTCAAATATTCGACCACTCAAAGTTCTTATTTAGACGCCAGCAGTCAAAGCATAATTGCCATAAAAGAAGCCTATGACCAGAATGATATAACCATTCCATTCCCAATCCGAACTTTGGATTTTGGAATCAAAGGTGGTCAAACATTTAAGGATATGATGCCTGTGGAAATTCAATCAAATGTTCGGGGAAATGGGGCCAATGAATAA